The proteins below come from a single Phocoena sinus isolate mPhoSin1 chromosome 2, mPhoSin1.pri, whole genome shotgun sequence genomic window:
- the PATL2 gene encoding protein PAT1 homolog 2 isoform X1, which translates to MNRENQVYLPEADNALSPEETAMEQVCQPEEMKCLKGTHLNQSPGKSCDPLALKEALVCASQLEEEEQNEEEREEELDPDLAPDLEEEEENDLGDPAVLSAVRNIQKGLLSSPGIKAPGVLGMSPASLHFLWQTLDYLAPLPFRPAFPSTSTAAPHFGPRLPSPDPSVLCSPSTSWPLRLSHLTQLHPQHQRILKQQQQHGRPPSPPAKKPWFQQPDPCANLMTRKEKDWVVKVQMVQLQSENPRLDDYYYQEYYQKLEKKQADEELLGRRSRFESFKLVTPYIQKAEAYESVVRIEGSLGQVAVSTCFSPRRAIDAVPHGTQEQETGAASSQRLQVLYRIEKLFLQLLEIEEGQKDGPAQPCEQQSNQLEKLFQALKTQEQNNLEEAADGFLQVLSVRKGKALVARLLPFLPRDRTVSLLLAITRHLPLLVKRDVADQALQTLFEPLGKCISRLTFHELLQGLQGLMLQPPGSSERPVTVVLQNQFGISLLYALLSHGEQLISLDSSLEEPSSDHTAWTDMVVLTAWEIAQMPTASLAEPLAFPSNLLPLFCHHVDKQLVQQLEARMEFALIY; encoded by the exons ATGAACAGAGAAAATCAG GTTTACCTTCCAGAGGCTGACAATGCTCTCTCGCCAGAGGAAACAGCCATGGAGCAAGTCTGCCAGCCCGAAGAGATGAAATGCCTTAAAG GCACCCACTTAAACCAAAGCCCAGGCAAGTCCTGTGACCCCTTGGCTCTTAAGGAAGCGCTGGTGTGTGCCTCCCAGTTGGAGGAAGAGGAACAAaatgaagaagagagggaggaggagctgGACCCAGATTTAGCCCCtgacctggaggaggaggaagagaatgatCTCGGGGATCCAGCTGTCCTCAGCGCTGTCCGTAACATCCAG AAAGGTCTTCTCAGCTCCCCTGGAATCAAGGCCCCTGGTGTTCTGGGGATGTCGCCTGCTTCCTTGCACTTTCTGTGGCAG ACCCTGGACTACCTGGCACCACTTCCTTTCCGGCCTGCCTTTCCCAGCACCAGCACTGCAGCCCCGCACTTCGGACCTCGACTGCCCTCGCCAGACCCATCTGTCCTCTGCAGCCCGTCAACCTCGTGGCCCCTTAGGCTCAG TCATCTGACCCAGCTCCACCCTCAGCACCAGCGGATCTTgaagcaacagcagcagcatgGTCGACCACCAAG TCCCCCAGCCAAGAAGCCTTGGTTTCAGCAGCCAGACCCCTGTGCTAACCTCATGACCCGAAAAGAGAAGGACTGGGTGGTAAAAGTGCAGATGGTTCAGCTGCAGAGTGAGAACCCCCGCCTGGATGACTATTACTACCAG GAATATTATCAGAAACTAGAGAAGAAGCAGGCAGATGAAGAGCTGCTTGGGCGAAGGAGCAGGTTTGAGTCTTTCAAGCTGGTCACACCTTACATTCAGAAGGCGGAGGCTTATGAGTCAG TGGTTCGAATCGAGGGTTCCCTGGGCCAGGTAGCTGTGTCAACATGTTTTAGCCCTCGCCGAGCTATTGATGCTGTGCCCCATGGAACTCAGGAGCAG GAGACAGGAGCTGCAAGCAGTCAGAGGCTTCAGGTGTTGTACCGGATTGAGAAG CTGTTCCTTCAGTTACTAGAGATAGAGGAGGGCCAGAAGGATGGGCCCGCACAGCCCTGTGAGCAGCAGAGCAACCAGCTTGAGAAGCTCTTCCAGGCCTTAAAGACCCAGGAACAGAATAATCTGGA GGAGGCAGCGGATGGCTTCCTGCAGGTGCTCTCTGTGAGGAAGGGAAAAGCCCTAGTGGCCCGGCTGCTCCCCTTTCTGCCCCGAGATCGAACTGTCAGCCTTCTTCTGGCCATCACCCGCCATCTGCCCCTCCTTGTCAAGAGGGATGTGGCTGATCAG GCCCTGCAAACGTTATTCGAACCTCTGGGCAAATGTATCAGCCGCTTGACCTTCCATGAACTCCTCCAAGGACTTCAGGGACTCATGCTGCAACCACCTGGCTCCTCAGAGCGGCCAGTCACTGTGGTGCTGCAGAATCAG TTTGGAATATCTTTGCTCTATGCCCTGCTAAGTCATGGGGAACAGCTGATATCActggattcttccctagaggaACCCAGCAGTGACCACACAGCTTG GACAGACATGGTAGTTCTCACTGCCTGGGAGATAGCTCAGATGCCCACAGCCTCTCTGGCAGAACCCCTGGCCTTCCCCAGCAACCTTCTTCCTCTGTTCTGTCACCATGTGGACAAACAATTGGTACAGCAGCTGGAGGCTAGGATGGA GTTTGCCTTGATCTACTGA
- the PATL2 gene encoding protein PAT1 homolog 2 isoform X2 produces the protein MEQVCQPEEMKCLKGTHLNQSPGKSCDPLALKEALVCASQLEEEEQNEEEREEELDPDLAPDLEEEEENDLGDPAVLSAVRNIQKGLLSSPGIKAPGVLGMSPASLHFLWQTLDYLAPLPFRPAFPSTSTAAPHFGPRLPSPDPSVLCSPSTSWPLRLSHLTQLHPQHQRILKQQQQHGRPPSPPAKKPWFQQPDPCANLMTRKEKDWVVKVQMVQLQSENPRLDDYYYQEYYQKLEKKQADEELLGRRSRFESFKLVTPYIQKAEAYESVVRIEGSLGQVAVSTCFSPRRAIDAVPHGTQEQETGAASSQRLQVLYRIEKLFLQLLEIEEGQKDGPAQPCEQQSNQLEKLFQALKTQEQNNLEEAADGFLQVLSVRKGKALVARLLPFLPRDRTVSLLLAITRHLPLLVKRDVADQALQTLFEPLGKCISRLTFHELLQGLQGLMLQPPGSSERPVTVVLQNQFGISLLYALLSHGEQLISLDSSLEEPSSDHTAWTDMVVLTAWEIAQMPTASLAEPLAFPSNLLPLFCHHVDKQLVQQLEARMEFALIY, from the exons ATGGAGCAAGTCTGCCAGCCCGAAGAGATGAAATGCCTTAAAG GCACCCACTTAAACCAAAGCCCAGGCAAGTCCTGTGACCCCTTGGCTCTTAAGGAAGCGCTGGTGTGTGCCTCCCAGTTGGAGGAAGAGGAACAAaatgaagaagagagggaggaggagctgGACCCAGATTTAGCCCCtgacctggaggaggaggaagagaatgatCTCGGGGATCCAGCTGTCCTCAGCGCTGTCCGTAACATCCAG AAAGGTCTTCTCAGCTCCCCTGGAATCAAGGCCCCTGGTGTTCTGGGGATGTCGCCTGCTTCCTTGCACTTTCTGTGGCAG ACCCTGGACTACCTGGCACCACTTCCTTTCCGGCCTGCCTTTCCCAGCACCAGCACTGCAGCCCCGCACTTCGGACCTCGACTGCCCTCGCCAGACCCATCTGTCCTCTGCAGCCCGTCAACCTCGTGGCCCCTTAGGCTCAG TCATCTGACCCAGCTCCACCCTCAGCACCAGCGGATCTTgaagcaacagcagcagcatgGTCGACCACCAAG TCCCCCAGCCAAGAAGCCTTGGTTTCAGCAGCCAGACCCCTGTGCTAACCTCATGACCCGAAAAGAGAAGGACTGGGTGGTAAAAGTGCAGATGGTTCAGCTGCAGAGTGAGAACCCCCGCCTGGATGACTATTACTACCAG GAATATTATCAGAAACTAGAGAAGAAGCAGGCAGATGAAGAGCTGCTTGGGCGAAGGAGCAGGTTTGAGTCTTTCAAGCTGGTCACACCTTACATTCAGAAGGCGGAGGCTTATGAGTCAG TGGTTCGAATCGAGGGTTCCCTGGGCCAGGTAGCTGTGTCAACATGTTTTAGCCCTCGCCGAGCTATTGATGCTGTGCCCCATGGAACTCAGGAGCAG GAGACAGGAGCTGCAAGCAGTCAGAGGCTTCAGGTGTTGTACCGGATTGAGAAG CTGTTCCTTCAGTTACTAGAGATAGAGGAGGGCCAGAAGGATGGGCCCGCACAGCCCTGTGAGCAGCAGAGCAACCAGCTTGAGAAGCTCTTCCAGGCCTTAAAGACCCAGGAACAGAATAATCTGGA GGAGGCAGCGGATGGCTTCCTGCAGGTGCTCTCTGTGAGGAAGGGAAAAGCCCTAGTGGCCCGGCTGCTCCCCTTTCTGCCCCGAGATCGAACTGTCAGCCTTCTTCTGGCCATCACCCGCCATCTGCCCCTCCTTGTCAAGAGGGATGTGGCTGATCAG GCCCTGCAAACGTTATTCGAACCTCTGGGCAAATGTATCAGCCGCTTGACCTTCCATGAACTCCTCCAAGGACTTCAGGGACTCATGCTGCAACCACCTGGCTCCTCAGAGCGGCCAGTCACTGTGGTGCTGCAGAATCAG TTTGGAATATCTTTGCTCTATGCCCTGCTAAGTCATGGGGAACAGCTGATATCActggattcttccctagaggaACCCAGCAGTGACCACACAGCTTG GACAGACATGGTAGTTCTCACTGCCTGGGAGATAGCTCAGATGCCCACAGCCTCTCTGGCAGAACCCCTGGCCTTCCCCAGCAACCTTCTTCCTCTGTTCTGTCACCATGTGGACAAACAATTGGTACAGCAGCTGGAGGCTAGGATGGA GTTTGCCTTGATCTACTGA
- the PATL2 gene encoding protein PAT1 homolog 2 isoform X5 — MISGIQLSSALSVTSRKVFSAPLESRPLVFWGCRLLPCTFCGSTSTAAPHFGPRLPSPDPSVLCSPSTSWPLRLSHLTQLHPQHQRILKQQQQHGRPPSPPAKKPWFQQPDPCANLMTRKEKDWVVKVQMVQLQSENPRLDDYYYQEYYQKLEKKQADEELLGRRSRFESFKLVTPYIQKAEAYESVVRIEGSLGQVAVSTCFSPRRAIDAVPHGTQEQETGAASSQRLQVLYRIEKLFLQLLEIEEGQKDGPAQPCEQQSNQLEKLFQALKTQEQNNLEEAADGFLQVLSVRKGKALVARLLPFLPRDRTVSLLLAITRHLPLLVKRDVADQALQTLFEPLGKCISRLTFHELLQGLQGLMLQPPGSSERPVTVVLQNQFGISLLYALLSHGEQLISLDSSLEEPSSDHTAWTDMVVLTAWEIAQMPTASLAEPLAFPSNLLPLFCHHVDKQLVQQLEARMEFALIY, encoded by the exons atgatCTCGGGGATCCAGCTGTCCTCAGCGCTGTCCGTAACATCCAG AAAGGTCTTCTCAGCTCCCCTGGAATCAAGGCCCCTGGTGTTCTGGGGATGTCGCCTGCTTCCTTGCACTTTCTGTGGCAG CACCAGCACTGCAGCCCCGCACTTCGGACCTCGACTGCCCTCGCCAGACCCATCTGTCCTCTGCAGCCCGTCAACCTCGTGGCCCCTTAGGCTCAG TCATCTGACCCAGCTCCACCCTCAGCACCAGCGGATCTTgaagcaacagcagcagcatgGTCGACCACCAAG TCCCCCAGCCAAGAAGCCTTGGTTTCAGCAGCCAGACCCCTGTGCTAACCTCATGACCCGAAAAGAGAAGGACTGGGTGGTAAAAGTGCAGATGGTTCAGCTGCAGAGTGAGAACCCCCGCCTGGATGACTATTACTACCAG GAATATTATCAGAAACTAGAGAAGAAGCAGGCAGATGAAGAGCTGCTTGGGCGAAGGAGCAGGTTTGAGTCTTTCAAGCTGGTCACACCTTACATTCAGAAGGCGGAGGCTTATGAGTCAG TGGTTCGAATCGAGGGTTCCCTGGGCCAGGTAGCTGTGTCAACATGTTTTAGCCCTCGCCGAGCTATTGATGCTGTGCCCCATGGAACTCAGGAGCAG GAGACAGGAGCTGCAAGCAGTCAGAGGCTTCAGGTGTTGTACCGGATTGAGAAG CTGTTCCTTCAGTTACTAGAGATAGAGGAGGGCCAGAAGGATGGGCCCGCACAGCCCTGTGAGCAGCAGAGCAACCAGCTTGAGAAGCTCTTCCAGGCCTTAAAGACCCAGGAACAGAATAATCTGGA GGAGGCAGCGGATGGCTTCCTGCAGGTGCTCTCTGTGAGGAAGGGAAAAGCCCTAGTGGCCCGGCTGCTCCCCTTTCTGCCCCGAGATCGAACTGTCAGCCTTCTTCTGGCCATCACCCGCCATCTGCCCCTCCTTGTCAAGAGGGATGTGGCTGATCAG GCCCTGCAAACGTTATTCGAACCTCTGGGCAAATGTATCAGCCGCTTGACCTTCCATGAACTCCTCCAAGGACTTCAGGGACTCATGCTGCAACCACCTGGCTCCTCAGAGCGGCCAGTCACTGTGGTGCTGCAGAATCAG TTTGGAATATCTTTGCTCTATGCCCTGCTAAGTCATGGGGAACAGCTGATATCActggattcttccctagaggaACCCAGCAGTGACCACACAGCTTG GACAGACATGGTAGTTCTCACTGCCTGGGAGATAGCTCAGATGCCCACAGCCTCTCTGGCAGAACCCCTGGCCTTCCCCAGCAACCTTCTTCCTCTGTTCTGTCACCATGTGGACAAACAATTGGTACAGCAGCTGGAGGCTAGGATGGA GTTTGCCTTGATCTACTGA
- the PATL2 gene encoding protein PAT1 homolog 2 isoform X3 encodes MNRENQVYLPEADNALSPEETAMEQVCQPEEMKCLKGTHLNQSPGKSCDPLALKEALVCASQLEEEEQNEEEREEELDPDLAPDLEEEEENDLGDPAVLSAVRNIQKGLLSSPGIKAPGVLGMSPASLHFLWQTLDYLAPLPFRPAFPSTSTAAPHFGPRLPSPDPSVLCSPSTSWPLRLSHLTQLHPQHQRILKQQQQHGRPPSPPAKKPWFQQPDPCANLMTRKEKDWVVKVQMVQLQSENPRLDDYYYQEYYQKLEKKQADEELLGRRSRFESFKLVTPYIQKAEAYESVVRIEGSLGQVAVSTCFSPRRAIDAVPHGTQEQETGAASSQRLQVLYRIEKLFLQLLEIEEGQKDGPAQPCEQQSNQLEKLFQALKTQEQNNLEEAADGFLQVLSVRKGKALVARLLPFLPRDRTVSLLLAITRHLPLLVKRDVADQALQTLFEPLGKCISRLTFHELLQGLQGLMLQPPGSSERPVTVVLQNQFGISLLYALLSHGEQLISLDSSLEEPSSDHTACALEHCPPWKAV; translated from the exons ATGAACAGAGAAAATCAG GTTTACCTTCCAGAGGCTGACAATGCTCTCTCGCCAGAGGAAACAGCCATGGAGCAAGTCTGCCAGCCCGAAGAGATGAAATGCCTTAAAG GCACCCACTTAAACCAAAGCCCAGGCAAGTCCTGTGACCCCTTGGCTCTTAAGGAAGCGCTGGTGTGTGCCTCCCAGTTGGAGGAAGAGGAACAAaatgaagaagagagggaggaggagctgGACCCAGATTTAGCCCCtgacctggaggaggaggaagagaatgatCTCGGGGATCCAGCTGTCCTCAGCGCTGTCCGTAACATCCAG AAAGGTCTTCTCAGCTCCCCTGGAATCAAGGCCCCTGGTGTTCTGGGGATGTCGCCTGCTTCCTTGCACTTTCTGTGGCAG ACCCTGGACTACCTGGCACCACTTCCTTTCCGGCCTGCCTTTCCCAGCACCAGCACTGCAGCCCCGCACTTCGGACCTCGACTGCCCTCGCCAGACCCATCTGTCCTCTGCAGCCCGTCAACCTCGTGGCCCCTTAGGCTCAG TCATCTGACCCAGCTCCACCCTCAGCACCAGCGGATCTTgaagcaacagcagcagcatgGTCGACCACCAAG TCCCCCAGCCAAGAAGCCTTGGTTTCAGCAGCCAGACCCCTGTGCTAACCTCATGACCCGAAAAGAGAAGGACTGGGTGGTAAAAGTGCAGATGGTTCAGCTGCAGAGTGAGAACCCCCGCCTGGATGACTATTACTACCAG GAATATTATCAGAAACTAGAGAAGAAGCAGGCAGATGAAGAGCTGCTTGGGCGAAGGAGCAGGTTTGAGTCTTTCAAGCTGGTCACACCTTACATTCAGAAGGCGGAGGCTTATGAGTCAG TGGTTCGAATCGAGGGTTCCCTGGGCCAGGTAGCTGTGTCAACATGTTTTAGCCCTCGCCGAGCTATTGATGCTGTGCCCCATGGAACTCAGGAGCAG GAGACAGGAGCTGCAAGCAGTCAGAGGCTTCAGGTGTTGTACCGGATTGAGAAG CTGTTCCTTCAGTTACTAGAGATAGAGGAGGGCCAGAAGGATGGGCCCGCACAGCCCTGTGAGCAGCAGAGCAACCAGCTTGAGAAGCTCTTCCAGGCCTTAAAGACCCAGGAACAGAATAATCTGGA GGAGGCAGCGGATGGCTTCCTGCAGGTGCTCTCTGTGAGGAAGGGAAAAGCCCTAGTGGCCCGGCTGCTCCCCTTTCTGCCCCGAGATCGAACTGTCAGCCTTCTTCTGGCCATCACCCGCCATCTGCCCCTCCTTGTCAAGAGGGATGTGGCTGATCAG GCCCTGCAAACGTTATTCGAACCTCTGGGCAAATGTATCAGCCGCTTGACCTTCCATGAACTCCTCCAAGGACTTCAGGGACTCATGCTGCAACCACCTGGCTCCTCAGAGCGGCCAGTCACTGTGGTGCTGCAGAATCAG TTTGGAATATCTTTGCTCTATGCCCTGCTAAGTCATGGGGAACAGCTGATATCActggattcttccctagaggaACCCAGCAGTGACCACACAGCTTG tgcCCTAGAGCATTGTCCCCCATGGAAGGCAGTGTAA
- the PATL2 gene encoding protein PAT1 homolog 2 isoform X4 produces the protein MNRENQVYLPEADNALSPEETAMEQVCQPEEMKCLKGTHLNQSPGKSCDPLALKEALVCASQLEEEEQNEEEREEELDPDLAPDLEEEEENDLGDPAVLSAVRNIQKGLLSSPGIKAPGVLGMSPASLHFLWQTLDYLAPLPFRPAFPSTSTAAPHFGPRLPSPDPSVLCSPSTSWPLRLSHLTQLHPQHQRILKQQQQHGRPPSPPAKKPWFQQPDPCANLMTRKEKDWVVKVQMVQLQSENPRLDDYYYQEYYQKLEKKQADEELLGRRSRFESFKLVTPYIQKAEAYESVVRIEGSLGQVAVSTCFSPRRAIDAVPHGTQEQETGAASSQRLQVLYRIEKLFLQLLEIEEGQKDGPAQPCEQQSNQLEKLFQALKTQEQNNLEEAADGFLQVLSVRKGKALVARLLPFLPRDRTVSLLLAITRHLPLLVKRDVADQALQTLFEPLGKCISRLTFHELLQGLQGLMLQPPGSSERPVTVVLQNQFGISLLYALLSHGEQLISLDSSLEEPSSDHTAWFALIY, from the exons ATGAACAGAGAAAATCAG GTTTACCTTCCAGAGGCTGACAATGCTCTCTCGCCAGAGGAAACAGCCATGGAGCAAGTCTGCCAGCCCGAAGAGATGAAATGCCTTAAAG GCACCCACTTAAACCAAAGCCCAGGCAAGTCCTGTGACCCCTTGGCTCTTAAGGAAGCGCTGGTGTGTGCCTCCCAGTTGGAGGAAGAGGAACAAaatgaagaagagagggaggaggagctgGACCCAGATTTAGCCCCtgacctggaggaggaggaagagaatgatCTCGGGGATCCAGCTGTCCTCAGCGCTGTCCGTAACATCCAG AAAGGTCTTCTCAGCTCCCCTGGAATCAAGGCCCCTGGTGTTCTGGGGATGTCGCCTGCTTCCTTGCACTTTCTGTGGCAG ACCCTGGACTACCTGGCACCACTTCCTTTCCGGCCTGCCTTTCCCAGCACCAGCACTGCAGCCCCGCACTTCGGACCTCGACTGCCCTCGCCAGACCCATCTGTCCTCTGCAGCCCGTCAACCTCGTGGCCCCTTAGGCTCAG TCATCTGACCCAGCTCCACCCTCAGCACCAGCGGATCTTgaagcaacagcagcagcatgGTCGACCACCAAG TCCCCCAGCCAAGAAGCCTTGGTTTCAGCAGCCAGACCCCTGTGCTAACCTCATGACCCGAAAAGAGAAGGACTGGGTGGTAAAAGTGCAGATGGTTCAGCTGCAGAGTGAGAACCCCCGCCTGGATGACTATTACTACCAG GAATATTATCAGAAACTAGAGAAGAAGCAGGCAGATGAAGAGCTGCTTGGGCGAAGGAGCAGGTTTGAGTCTTTCAAGCTGGTCACACCTTACATTCAGAAGGCGGAGGCTTATGAGTCAG TGGTTCGAATCGAGGGTTCCCTGGGCCAGGTAGCTGTGTCAACATGTTTTAGCCCTCGCCGAGCTATTGATGCTGTGCCCCATGGAACTCAGGAGCAG GAGACAGGAGCTGCAAGCAGTCAGAGGCTTCAGGTGTTGTACCGGATTGAGAAG CTGTTCCTTCAGTTACTAGAGATAGAGGAGGGCCAGAAGGATGGGCCCGCACAGCCCTGTGAGCAGCAGAGCAACCAGCTTGAGAAGCTCTTCCAGGCCTTAAAGACCCAGGAACAGAATAATCTGGA GGAGGCAGCGGATGGCTTCCTGCAGGTGCTCTCTGTGAGGAAGGGAAAAGCCCTAGTGGCCCGGCTGCTCCCCTTTCTGCCCCGAGATCGAACTGTCAGCCTTCTTCTGGCCATCACCCGCCATCTGCCCCTCCTTGTCAAGAGGGATGTGGCTGATCAG GCCCTGCAAACGTTATTCGAACCTCTGGGCAAATGTATCAGCCGCTTGACCTTCCATGAACTCCTCCAAGGACTTCAGGGACTCATGCTGCAACCACCTGGCTCCTCAGAGCGGCCAGTCACTGTGGTGCTGCAGAATCAG TTTGGAATATCTTTGCTCTATGCCCTGCTAAGTCATGGGGAACAGCTGATATCActggattcttccctagaggaACCCAGCAGTGACCACACAGCTTG GTTTGCCTTGATCTACTGA